A stretch of Lathyrus oleraceus cultivar Zhongwan6 chromosome 6, CAAS_Psat_ZW6_1.0, whole genome shotgun sequence DNA encodes these proteins:
- the LOC127097764 gene encoding receptor-like protein kinase ANXUR2 — protein sequence MSMRKSLCVLLVIFYVPILLHAQNKVEPLILGCGMSENGGKDPDGRQWSPDDKYLSGPNSIASRASFQDPSLTSEIPYMTARIFTAEATYKFPIQPTKRYWLRLHFYPTVYNNFNPADSYFSVKANNVILLNNFSSSITCQALSQAYIDKEYALAPLDADELSLTFTPSDKHNGAFAFINGIQLIEMPDLLLKSPSLVGYADQTADTTGFHLQTMFRINVGGQYISPAQDSGLSRTWYDDTPYIYGASTGVTNSIAKDVKIDYQTMPQYIAPAEVFSTYRSMGGDKDLNMKYNLTWIFQVDPNSMYLIRLHFCDFYYSKVNQIVFNIFINNQTAEDMADVIGWSGGKGMTTYKDYVIYVHNEAGEDQLWLALSPAAKLKPEFYDALLNGVEIFKLNQTDLSGPNPNLSDMMIKHEEKERTFQKKKSHTTTFAIGGAAGGAAGFALVAAICVAVHQRKKRAPGSYTNNTSSWLPLYGNSHTSGTKSTGSGKSTMGSGANLAMAQGLCRYFSLQEMIQATKNFDEANVIGVGGFGKVYKGVIDNGVKVAIKRSNPQSEQGVNEFQTEIEMLSKLRHKHLVSLIGFCEEDEEMCLVYDYMAHGTMREHLYKGNKPIDTLSWKQRLEICIGAARGLHYLHTGAKYTIIHRDVKTTNILLDENFVAKVSDFGLSKTGPNMNQGHVSTVVKGSFGYLDPEYFRRQQLTEKSDVYSFGVVLFEALCSRPALNPGLPKEQVSLADWALLNKRKGTLEDIIDPNLKGKINPESLIKFADAAEKCLSDHGLARPSMNDLLWNLEFALNLQENPDGTRSIHGNSPRIDESEFEEVSLAQKNDMAAHYKNLSLGSEQDLSHDDSTENSAAIFSQIVNPKGR from the exons ATGAGCATGCGAAAGAGTTTATGTGTTTTACTTGTTATATTCTATGTACCTATTTTGTTACATGCGCAAAACAAAGTTGAACCTTTGATATTAGGATGTGGAATGAGTGAAAATGGTGGTAAAGATCCTGATGGAAGACAATGGAGTCCagatgacaaatatctttctgGACCAAATTCAATAGCATCAAGAGCTTCATTTCAAGATCCTTCACTTACATCAGAAATTCCATATATGACAGCGCGTATTTTCACAGCTGAAGCAACGTATAAATTTCCAATTCAGCCTACTAAACGTTACTGGCTTAGACTCCATTTTTATCCAACGGTTTACAACAATTTCAACCCGGCGGATTCATATTTTTCTGTGAAAGCAAACAATGTTATACTTCTCAACAATTTCAGCTCCTCCATTACATGTCAAGCTTTGTCACAAGCTTATATTGATAAAGAATATGCACTTGCACCTTTGGATGCTGATGAACTCAGCCTTACCTTTACACCTTCTGATAAACACAATGGTGCTTTTGCTTTTATCAATGGTATTCAACTTATTGAAATGCCTGACTTGTTGCTCAAGTCGCCTTCGTTGGTCGGTTATGCAGATCAAACCGCGGATACCACGGGTTTTCATCTTCAAACGATGTTTAGAATAAACGTTGGTGGACAGTATATATCTCCGGCTCAAGATTCTGGTTTGAGTCGAACATGGTACGATGATACACCGTATATTTACGGTGCTTCCACTGGTGTTACGAATAGTATTGCAAAGGATGTTAAAATCGACTACCAAACTATGCCTCAATACATTGCTCCTGCTGAGGTTTTTTCAACGTATAGATCCATGGGAGGTGATAAAGATCTTAACATGAAATACAATCTCACATGGATTTTTCAAGTTGATCCGAATTCAATGTACTTGATAAGGTTGCATTTTTGTGATTTCTATTATTCTAAAGTGAATCAAATTGTTTTCAATATCTTTATCAACAATCAAACCGCGGAGGATATGGCTGACGTGATAGGTTGGTCTGGCGGTAAAGGAATGACCACTTATAAGGATTATGTGATTTATGTTCATAATGAGGCGGGTGAGGATCAACTTTGGCTTGCATTGAGTCCTGCGGCAAAGTTAAAGCCGGAGTTTTACGATGCTTTACTCAACGGTGTTGAGATATTTAAACTCAATCAGACCGATCTGTCAGGACCTAATCCTAACCTTTCTGATATGATGATAAAACATGAGGAAAAGGAAAGAACTTTTCAAAAAAAGAAAAGCCATACTACGACTTTCGCTATCGGCGGAGCTGCTGGTGGAGCTGCTGGTTTTGCATTAGTTGCTGCAATATGTGTTGCAGTTCATCAAAGAAAGAAGAGAGCACCAG GTTCATACACAAATAACACATCAAGTTGGTTGCCTCTTTATGGAAACTCTCACACGAGCGGAACGAAATCGACAGGATCAGGGAAGAGTACTATGGGGAGTGGCGCAAACTTGGCCATGGCTCAAGGGTTATGTCGATATTTCTCTTTACAAGAGATGATTCAAGCGACAAAGAATTTCGACGAGGCGAATGTGATAGGAGTTGGAGGATTTGGAAAGGTTTACAAGGGAGTTATTGATAATGGAGTTAAAGTGGCTATTAAGAGATCAAATCCACAATCAGAACAAGGAGTGAATGAATTTCAGACTGAAATTGAGATGCTTTCAAAGCTTAGACACAAACATTTAGTGTCTTTGATTGGTTTTTGTGAGGAAGATGAGGAAATGTGTTTGGTTTATGACTACATGGCTCATGGAACCATGAGGGAGCATCTATACAAAGGAAACAAACCTATAGATACTTTATCATGGAAACAAAGGTTGGAGATTTGCATTGGTGCTGCAAGAGGTCTTCATTACCTTCATACAGGAGCAAAATACACAATCATTCATAGAGATGTTAAAACAACGAATATCCTTCTTGATGAAAATTTTGTGGCAAAGGTTTCGGATTTTGGATTGTCGAAAACAGGTCCAAACATGAACCAAGGTCATGTTAGCACAGTGGTGAAAGGTAGTTTTGGATATTTGGATCCTGAATATTTCAGGAGACAACAATTGACTGAAAAATCCGATGTTTATTCGTTCGGAGTAGTTCTATTCGAGGCCTTGTGTTCGAGGCCTGCTTTGAATCCTGGCCTTCCGAAAGAACAGGTTAGTCTTGCAGATTGGGCTTTGCTCAACAAAAGAAAAGGAACATTGGAAGACATTATTGATCCAAATTTGAAAGGAAAGATTAACCCTGAAAGCTTGATCAAGTTTGCTGATGCAGCTGAGAAGTGTTTGTCTGATCACGGACTCGCTCGTCCCTCGATGAATGATCTGTTGTGGAACCTTGAATTTGCTCTCAACCTGCAAGAGAATCCTGATGGTACGCGATCGATTCATGGCAACTCTCCGCGTATAGATGAGAGTGAATTTGAAGAGGTAAGTTTGGCACAAAAAAATGACATGGCTGCACATTACAAAAACCTTAGCCTTGGAAGTGAACAAGACCTCAGCCATGATGACTCAACTGAGAATTCTGCTGCCATATTCTCGCAAATTGTTAATCCGAAAGGGCGATGA